The following nucleotide sequence is from Methanomassiliicoccales archaeon.
GGAGGCCCGATGAACCCCTATCTCTTCTCCACTTCCACGGAAGAGTTCGAGTCCCGGGTCAACGAGGTCATTAGGAACGTACGCTTCAAGATAAGAAGCAAGGCCGAGCTCCGAAGATGCGGCTGCCCCGTCTGCCAGGAAGCCCTCGAGAGGATGGTGGGCAAATGATCAACGACTCTCAAGCTCGAATCATGAAGAGGATCACCGACTTCAACGGCATCGGTCCCGTGGAGGCCTCCCGCATAGCCCTCGAGCTCAAGGATGACCCTACTATCGTAGAGGCTAGATGCAAGGCCATGGCAGACCTCGGCCTCCTGGAGATCTCGCAGAGCAACGGACATCAGTACTTCTCCGCCACCAAGCATGGTAGGGAAGTCCTCGAAGATCTTCACCAATGCGTCTGCGGCCGCTCCTTTGACAGCGAGCGCGGGCTCAACCGCCACAAGGCGTCCTGCCCCGAGCTCAAGGATGATCAAGACGAATCTCCACAGGAAGCGCCGCTTCAAGTGGAACCGGATCCTGTCCTTGAGCGTCCTCTCGCCGAGGCCTCCGGAGATCACTCCCTCGTCCGCATCGGACACCTCCTGGAGATCGCGAAGGAGCTCCATGAGGACCTGGGCTGCCGCATTGACCTGCACATCGACCTCCAGGACCTGAGCGTCTCCTATCTCAGGGAGGCCACCTCATGAGGTTCGAGGAGCTCATCGTCCGCGACAGGATCCTCCTACACCTCGGAAGGTTCTCCCATAAGCGGGACGAGTTCGTCGTCCCTGAGGATGTCACCCAGACTGGAATAGCCCGCACCGTCGGGAAGTCAAGGGCCCACGCGGCCCTGATGATCAAGGAGCTCAGGTCCATGGGGCTAGTCATGGAGCGCATGGCCCATGTCAAGGGCGGTAAGAGCCGCAGGAAGGCCTACTTCCCCACGATCAGGGGTGAGCAGCAGGTCAAGCTTCTCCAGGACAAGCTCACCGAGCCCGTCGAGTGGGGCATGATCTCCACCGTGATCGTCGCAAAGGACATCCTCACCAGCCGTCAGAGGCTCGAGCAGGTGGAGGAGGAGCTCAGGATCCTCAAGAGAAAGATCGCGATTCTGGAGGCTAGCAGCTAGAGGGGATGGGATGCACAATGACGACAGATACTTCTACGACGGACATCCTATTCGGGGGTGCTCCTGATGGCCTACCACAATCAGTGGCAGAGGGCCATGGGCGGCTACCTGAACGAGATGGCGCCATTCATCGGGGCCGAGACCAGGAGGCGTTACCGCATCTGGCTGAGCCAGGCCGGGGACCTCGTGGGATGGGTGAACCCGAAGCAGCTAACCCTCACGGACATGCGGAGGATAGAGTCGGAGATCCCTGGCACGCACAACACCAAGTCGGTGCGCTGTCATGTGGCCCGCAAGTTCCTCCGGTGGGCCGGGAACCTCGAAGCCCAGAAATGGAGGATCCTCTCCAAGCAGATGGCCAAGATGGACGGGGTCTTCCTGACCGAGCATCAGGTCGCCATGATCAGGGAGATCGCGAGAGGGTTGGGAACCCAGTTCGAGCTCATCTTCAGCCTGGGCGTGGACAACGGATTGAGGTCCGTGGACATGTCCCGTCTGAAGATCTCGAACGCCCAGCAGCTCCTCGCGAACGGATCCTCTATGATCATCGGGAAGGGGAGGAACGGCGGCAAACCGCGCCTCCTGACCCTGTCGGAGATGACATTCAGGCCCCTGACAGAATACATGAAGCACAGGGATCAGCTCCTGGACGCCTACCAGATGGAGTTCCAGGATCTCTTCTTGGACTTCAACCACATCACCAGGAGGGTCTACGCCCTGAAGCCGGAGAACATCCAGAGCAGGGTGATCATCATCTCCGAAGCCTCGGGGATCTACTTCAGGTCCCACGATCAGAGGAAGACCTTCGGGAACCGTCATTGGCGCATCGGGACGCCCCTCGAGACCATCGCGAGGATGATGGGGCACGAGTCGGTCGATCAGACCTTCAAGGCCTACATCGGAGTGCAGATCTCGGACATGCTCGAGGCGCAGAGAAAGTTGGCGAATCTTGCACCTCCTCGACCCGTCCAGATGTAGAGGATTGGGAAAAATCTTTTTCATAATTTCTGAAAACGATCAAGTCATTGGCGTTGTAAACTGGAGGTAGCAACTGATCTTATCTCATTTTGAAACTAACTGTGAGAGAGATGATACATAACAGTTTCAATCATCTCCCCACTGTATGTATTATATGGGTTTGGGAGATTTAGTATGGAAGGTGCACAAATGGCAGAGGAGAATCTGGAGGATCTGCCCGGTGTTGGGCCCGCGACCGCGGAGAAACTGAAGGAGGCTGGATATGATGACCTCATGGCACTTGCCGTGGAGTCTCCCAAGACCCTTGCCGAGGTCTGTGATATTGGTGAGAGTACAGCCGTCAAAATAATCGCCGCAGCGAAGAGGGCCGCGGATGTGGGCGGATTCGAGACCGGTGAGGAGATCATGGAGAGGAGGCAGAGCATCAATAAGCTCACCTCGGGTTCCAAGGCCTTTGACGAACTGATGGGAGGGGGATTCGAGACACAGTCCATCGTTGAGTTCTTCGGAGAGTTTGGCAGCGGAAAGACCCAGATATGCTTCCAGCTTGCTGTTAACGCCACCCTACCTGTGGAAAGGGGCGGGTTGGACGGTGAGGTCATTATAATCGATACGGAAAACACCTTCAGACCTGAGAGAATAGTTCAAATGTCTAGAGCCTTGGACGTCGACCCCCTTGAGACCCTCCAGAAGATACATGTTGCCAGAGCTTTCAATTCACATCACCAAACGCTGCTTGTGGATAAGGCCACGGAGCTTGCCAAGGAGAAGAACGTCCGCCTCCTGGTGGTTGACTCCCTGACTGCACACTTCAGGGCAGAGTATGTGGGGAGGGGTGCATTGGCCGAAAGGCAACAGAGCCTAAATAAGCACATGCATGATCTCCTGCGGTTCTCAGATCTAAATAACGCGGTGATAGCGGTAACGAATCAGGTGTCGGCAAAACCTGACGCTTTCTTTGGGGATCCAACTCGACCCATCGGTGGGCACGTGGTCGGACACACAGCGACATTCAGACTCTACCTTAGAAAGAGCAAGGCTGGCAAACGCATAGTCAGGCTCATCGACTCTCCTAACCTTCCAGAGGCTGAGGCAGTGATAACCGTTTTAGAAGATGGCGTGAGGGACTGAGATCGATCGATACCATGAGAAAGACCGTTTTCTTGTTTGAGTTGTCCGGTGAGCATCCTACACTGCCTACAGCTGAGGTGCTTGCCACAATAGGGACCGAGTGTAAGAAAAGTCGAAAAATATTGACTGCTCCAGGCCTGGTTGTCTCTGAATTCGACTCAGCTCGATTCCTCGATGTATCTAACCGTCTGGGACTTTGTCACCGAGCAGGAAGGTATTTGGGCTCCTGCAAGCCTGGAGAGGCTATCGAGTTCGCCACCAAGCTCGTATTGCCTGAGGGCTCCATATCTGTCAGGGCAAGGAATTTTCAAGGCAACATGAAATCATTGAGTCCCTCTGAACTCTCAAGAAAGGTCGGTGCGGTGCTAGCGAAGGAAAGGAAGGTGGACCTAATCAACCCAGATGTGGGGGTGAGAATGATCATCTCCGATGGAATCCACTTCTTCATCGAAGATCATGTGATAGACAGAACCCAGTTCGAGAGAAGAAAAGTGGGGTTGCGCCCTTTCTTCTCCCCAATCTCACTACATCCAAAATTTGCTAGGGCTCTGGTCAATCTAACTGGAGTAAGAAGGGGTGAAAGACTTCTGGATCCTTTCTGTGGCACTGGCGGGATACTAATTGAGGCTTCCTTGATAGGGGTCCGGGCCATAGGTTCCGACATATCTGAGGATATGGTAAGGGGATGTCAGGAGAACATGAAACACTTCGGAGCCGAATTCGAACGACTGGAGAGAGGGGATGTGGGCGACATCCATGAGATATTTGGGGAGGTGAAGTTCATAGCAACTGATCCGCCCTATGGAAGATCGACAACGACCATGAAGGAGGACATCGAGGATCTTTACCTCAGGATGATGGGGGCCTTCACCGAAGCCATGACACCATCTGGTGGATTGGGGCTGGTGCTTCCTAGAGCCTGCGTGGACCATCCTCCCGCACTCTTACTAGAGGAGAGTCACATGCAAAGGGTACATAGATCGCTTACCCGGCATTACTGCGTATTCAAACGAGTACCTCAATAGTGAAGAATTCTTGTTTAGATGTATCCTTAGTCTGGGATTCTAAAATGAGCGTGCGATTCGAAGGTGTAGCGTCAATGGCCACGTCAATGCGTAAAGTCACATTGGTATTGCCTTTATAGGGAAGATTGAAGTTCAATGCATTCGTTGCATTCTCAGCGCTACCATTGCTAAGGTAGACCACCGCACCCCAACCTGAGGGAACCTGTACAACGCTCATTGTGACATTAACATTAGTGTTTCCCGTGTTATTCACGCCCATATAGAAATAGACGCTATCTCCGGGATAAGCAGTGGTATTGTTTGCACCTTGGACGGATATATCGACCTGATAGTTTGGGGTGATCGTGAACATTGGCACTGGTACGAAAGATGTTAGCAGAATCACCAGTGCTATTGCGCCCACCACCTGACGCTTTGGTCCGATTTTGGAGATATCATTCAGAGGCGGGGGATGCCTCAACCCCAGGAACAGTATGATTATGGCAAAGAAGAGCCAACCGGGGAAGATAAGGCCCATAAGGAACAGGGCTCCGATGGTAATATAGCTCAAGTACCTGGCGTTGTCACCCAGAAGTGCCCTGGCGATGTGTCCTCCATCCAGCTGCCCTGATGGTAGCAGATTTATTGCGGTCACCAGGAAGCCGACCCAGGCAGCGAAACCGGTTGGATGGAGCGCAACATTGTCCGGAACGTGAATAAGATAGGTGAAGACCTCGAACAGCGGAGGGACCGAGAGTCCAATAGCCCCTAGTTCCCCAACCCCACCTATTTGGACATCTCCTTGGGCGGTGAGATAGAGGCCGATA
It contains:
- a CDS encoding site-specific integrase; protein product: MAYHNQWQRAMGGYLNEMAPFIGAETRRRYRIWLSQAGDLVGWVNPKQLTLTDMRRIESEIPGTHNTKSVRCHVARKFLRWAGNLEAQKWRILSKQMAKMDGVFLTEHQVAMIREIARGLGTQFELIFSLGVDNGLRSVDMSRLKISNAQQLLANGSSMIIGKGRNGGKPRLLTLSEMTFRPLTEYMKHRDQLLDAYQMEFQDLFLDFNHITRRVYALKPENIQSRVIIISEASGIYFRSHDQRKTFGNRHWRIGTPLETIARMMGHESVDQTFKAYIGVQISDMLEAQRKLANLAPPRPVQM
- the radA gene encoding DNA repair and recombination protein RadA, translating into MAEENLEDLPGVGPATAEKLKEAGYDDLMALAVESPKTLAEVCDIGESTAVKIIAAAKRAADVGGFETGEEIMERRQSINKLTSGSKAFDELMGGGFETQSIVEFFGEFGSGKTQICFQLAVNATLPVERGGLDGEVIIIDTENTFRPERIVQMSRALDVDPLETLQKIHVARAFNSHHQTLLVDKATELAKEKNVRLLVVDSLTAHFRAEYVGRGALAERQQSLNKHMHDLLRFSDLNNAVIAVTNQVSAKPDAFFGDPTRPIGGHVVGHTATFRLYLRKSKAGKRIVRLIDSPNLPEAEAVITVLEDGVRD
- a CDS encoding methyltransferase domain-containing protein, producing the protein MGSCKPGEAIEFATKLVLPEGSISVRARNFQGNMKSLSPSELSRKVGAVLAKERKVDLINPDVGVRMIISDGIHFFIEDHVIDRTQFERRKVGLRPFFSPISLHPKFARALVNLTGVRRGERLLDPFCGTGGILIEASLIGVRAIGSDISEDMVRGCQENMKHFGAEFERLERGDVGDIHEIFGEVKFIATDPPYGRSTTTMKEDIEDLYLRMMGAFTEAMTPSGGLGLVLPRACVDHPPALLLEESHMQRVHRSLTRHYCVFKRVPQ
- a CDS encoding site-2 protease family protein → MAQPGDIQEIEVIKSVVGKYFPIYDVKVSFDSMTLYVSPVLETLDSDFEKMRKELGVKKYIPVLNRTAGEYVIQIVKRPELRTRSIWVNWIMLIATIASTVFAGAFLWSDYQQVELFDPGTFAWGALFFAFPLLAILGVHELAHYLMSKRHGVDASLPFFIPSVPPLGTFGAFISMRDPMPNRKALLDIGVAGPLAGLVVTIPVTIIGLYLTAQGDVQIGGVGELGAIGLSVPPLFEVFTYLIHVPDNVALHPTGFAAWVGFLVTAINLLPSGQLDGGHIARALLGDNARYLSYITIGALFLMGLIFPGWLFFAIIILFLGLRHPPPLNDISKIGPKRQVVGAIALVILLTSFVPVPMFTITPNYQVDISVQGANNTTAYPGDSVYFYMGVNNTGNTNVNVTMSVVQVPSGWGAVVYLSNGSAENATNALNFNLPYKGNTNVTLRIDVAIDATPSNRTLILESQTKDTSKQEFFTIEVLV